GCGGGCGGGCGGCCTTCGGCTGGGCGGCCTGGGTCTGCGCGCGCCCGGCCCCGAGGATCGCGACGAGCGCGAACGCGAGCGCCCCGGCTGCGGCGAGCTTCAGCTTCAGCGACATGGGATCACCTCGGGGTGGGATTATAGTGGGGTTCCGCTTCGCGACAAGGGGCGGGATTCTGTCGGGCTCCTCGCTACCGCGGCGCCGGAGACGCGAGGAGTCTCTCCGCGAGCGCGACGAACTGTTCGGCCCGCTCGATCTGGCGGGCGGCCTCCGCGGCGGAGAGGCCCGGACCGATGTCGTAGTCTCCGACGTTGCGCGAGTCCTGGCCTTCGATGAGGTAGCGGTGATACTCGGCAGGCACCCTGTTCGTCTTGGCGAGCTCGCGGCCGAACGCGGCGATCACCGCAGAATGGCTCGAGAACGAGAGCCCATCGCCGAGGAGAAAGGCCTGCGCGATGTAGAACATGGTGTAGTAGGCGCGCGAAGCTGCGAAGTCGTGGAGCCCATCCGCTTCGAGCATCTTCGCGGCGCGGAGGCTGTCGCCGGCCTTGCGCAGGAGGGTGGCCTGCTCAGGGGTCATACAGCGACGCCCTCTCGGCGCACGTTGAGCAAGAGTGGGCTGCGCTCGTTCGAGTAGCGATCAGACGAAACGAACACGCAGGAGAGGACGACGTCATGCTCCAGGGAGAGCGCTGCGGTGATCGGTCCGACGCGCTCGATCTC
The Pseudomonadota bacterium DNA segment above includes these coding regions:
- a CDS encoding HEPN domain-containing protein → MTPEQATLLRKAGDSLRAAKMLEADGLHDFAASRAYYTMFYIAQAFLLGDGLSFSSHSAVIAAFGRELAKTNRVPAEYHRYLIEGQDSRNVGDYDIGPGLSAAEAARQIERAEQFVALAERLLASPAPR